CTATAGACAGATTTCAATATTTGAAGTCCaaactcaaagtggtttctaccCCATTTTGGATTACGTGTAATCTCTTAGATTAGTTGATGTAGTAAGTAGTTAAAGTTGTTACTCTTTAGCTGTAATTTTGACTCTTGAGTTCTATAAATAAAGCTTACACACTCTGAATATTGCTAAGGTTCTTTAAGCAATATTTTAGAGAGGTTTTCCTCGGAACTTTCTTGATTCACTCTGTTACTTTCAGAGAACTTGTTCATAATGCAGTGAACCCGCTTGATCACATGACCGATGACCACTCTTTTTCAACGGGAACTCTATATTTGATAATGAATAAACTCTTTCCCTGACTTTGTAAAAATTCTCCCTATGTTTTCTGAAACTCCAAAATGCAGAAAATGAATTCCCTCAACACTTGTTTTCCTTTTCCCTTGTGAATTCCGGGTTCCAAACAGAGCCGTAAAGTGGGATGATTTTATTCCTCGTATGTTAAAACATTATTTCAAATATCATCATATAGCATGTAGGAAGATGATTAAAAGAATCACCCACTTAATTACTAAGTGTCGACTGTTGTGTAAGGCATCAACAGATATCATATAGTAGCAGCTCTTTGTTCAAAGCTTTCTTCGTTCATCGCTGTGGCTATATGCAGCAAGAGTCCCATGTCGTTTTTCACTTCTGCAACCGTGGACACATAGCGTGAAGTGTAGTCTTCATGTTGTAGTGCAATCTCAGGAAATTTTCCATCTTCAGATTGCTGGAATGCTTTGGAAAGATCCTCCCATTTATTCTCATAGCTGATAATATCACCTCTTGGGAAAAATCCTGACTCAAAGCCGTTCCACTCCAGCATTTGCTGAATATTTTTGAATCTTGCAGCCTCTGCAACCATTTGGATAACAACCAGAAGATTTTGACGAAGCTCGTCATTAGGATCCTTGCTATCAAAACTTTTAAATGCATCTAGGGACTGGTCTAATGCCTTGAATCCCAACCTGGTTTTCTCTCTGCCTCCTAACTTGACATAGTTGGTTTCGAGATTAACATCAACCCTTGTCTTACAATGACTGAAAAGTAAAGTTTTCGAATTGGGAGGAGTTTCTCTAAAGAAGTAGCAACGCTCGTCTGCATCTACTTGATAGGCCACCACATATGCGTTGAGACTGTGTATTGCAAAGGTGATGGAGACACTTGGATTGAAGAGATTCACATACACAAATTGCTGGTCTCCGACCGCTGTGGATTTTGTACGCAGCACTGGAATTTCATGGCTCTCGGTTCCACTGGACAATTCTGTTCGTAGAGATTGCATGAACATCTGGTAGAATCCCACACTCGCATCGTGGAATGAAGTGTTGAAACTCACACTGCTGTAGGTTGCTGTTAGAGGGACCTCACTTGCCCATCCAAATGCATTGATACTCGACCACCATATCCATGTTGCCACCACAATCtgcaccatcatcatcatcatctttgaTCCTCCTTTCATTTTCAAAATCCACTTCCTGTCAAAACTTTGAAGTCACAACACATGTATATCTCGAGAGAGTTAGTGTTAGAAGAATTATATATAGGAGAAATACGGAAATATTGTATAGTTTTGATAAATTGAACAATAAAATAACACAATTATGACGTACCACGTCTACTGCAGTGAACTGGAACAGTACCTTCACACTTTCACCAAATTAAATGGACATCTAAAGAGAGAAAACAACTTAAGAAGTAGAAGTAGTTTTTTGTGTGTCAAACCAAGAAGAGCGAAAGCTCCTTTTATAACAGTCATGGAATGAACTGGATTTATGGTGAAAGTCCTATTtgttgattgaattattatatataatatctgATATAGATGAGAATTGGACGTAAGGAATTTAAAGTAGAAAGATTAGAACTAAATgtgttgtttgtatctagtatatatatatatatatatacaaaaggaATGGAATGAATTATTGTGTTGAATGAGCGGTACGGAGAGAACCCTCttgtaataataaaacaaaatgtACGATATAGATGAGAATTGGACGTAAGGAATTTAAAGTAAAAAAAGTTCTAGAAGATATGGGCCAGCCACTACTATCACTGAATAAAAATCTCTCTTTTGtttctttcttatttttaatGCTGGTTGGtacattttgttttctttttctttttgtctaTTCTGCAATCTTCTCGTGTCTAGTAGATAGATGTTTTCATTTTTGTACGCACCCTACCCTTGTCTTTTCTATTTTCATGTCAATgataaaataataagaaaataaaaaaatatataaaattttaattatttttaaaattttaacatATACACACGAAAGTAACATTTGGTAGGTTTCCCAACATTAAATAAATATTGGTGTAAAAATGAAATGTCTTCATTTGTTTTTCACAAAAGAAAACTATTACCCTACAAaaatttaagttttaaatttgaaagcttttaaGAAATTTTTTGATTAGTTGGTATAAAgaaatttattttaaaagaaatgTTTTAAATTTGTTTGGAAATTTATTTTTGGTTACTAATAATAACTAACTATGACCGACTTGTTTGGACaaaaaagaagatggagttggaatatttataagaatattatgttaaactAACAAATTTTCATCCAACTCCATCTCATACTCAATTTCGGTGTACATGATAGTGAGATTTGTAATGATATTTTGTTTTATGTACACTATAATTATATTTACCATTTAGTAAAAAATATTAgtcacattttatttttattttttaatttgtgaCTTAATATTACTTTTAGTCACCATAAAAAAATTGTTTACTACTAAAAAAACTAATATTTAGTAATACAAGTTATTACTAATATAATTTTAGTCATAACTTATTATATAATAGTAATTATTATTGTGATTCAAAACACATTTAATCACATCAATATATAATCTTGACTATTAGTTACAAATTttttattgtgactaaaaataagattttttgtaaaaatatttttataaataaaacaaaataaatatagtAATTAGAagtagagagagtgagagaactATAAAGATAAACAAAGTCCCCACAAACTTTAGCGAAGAAGAAATCCACCCACTTAAAAATTTGTCGgtcgaaaaaaaaattaagtaggaCCATATAAATTCGTATTTAATAATTTATGGTGTATCATGTGAAGTAAAGACATATTATGTACtatgttaattatttaattagcACTAGTCatcaaaaaaatttacaaaaatataaaaataaaaagtacacATAAATTAGAATGGCTAATTAATGTgagtaaaattaattaaaaaaaatttgagggAGAATAAAATAGTATTGTATGCTAAACTAAACTATTTGTGCCTAATTtaatgtaaataaataaaaataatattaaaataatataaatgatataaatgtaaataaaaaGGTATAACATGATCATGTAAAATATGTATCATATTATGTGTTAAATTTGATTTAACTTTTAATatatgctaaaatttatataatttttgacaatatatatcatgctatattatatgttaaatttgatttaatttttaatatCTGCTAAATTTAACTTAATTTTTGaaacattattaaaataatttttttataaagtaAATTATATATGTGTACATGTTGTACGATGCATATGCATATATCCTCGTGTGGAGAGTGATGTGAATTTACCCTAAAAAATAGAGAGAAATGTGGATAAGAGAGACGATATAACCCAAATAAAAAACAATTATAATGTCGGCACAAAGCggacaaaaaataaaattgtggAAATGACTGAATTACCCCTAATgaaatttaaaatgataattttctGTTAAAACATCAAAAGTAAATAGCAAAATAGTAGAAGGATAAAAGTGGGAAAAAAGATGGACGAATATCAGCTTATCACTACTTTTATAGATACTATAGAATAGATATAGACATTGACGTCGGAGACAGaggatctttaaaaaaaaaaattacatgtcaaaaattttaacaaaaataaaaaaatatacatattctaaaatatttaTATGACGCCTAGGGCCCAAGCCATTATGGCTTTGTCATTGACTATAGATAGAAATTTTGGTGTCTTGGTTAAAAGAGAAGTTTGTAAGTGACAAACAATTATTCTATATTAATAaaacattactaaaaaaaatatttttagggctcgcaaaaaAGATTTTAGGGCTCATAGCAATAcaaaaaatgtgacttttggcAGTAtaattttgcgccggcaaaagccaTCTAGTCTTTACTAACGCATTTTTGTGTCGGCAAAAAGTGACGACGTACATCCATCGATAATGAGACTTTAGCCGACGAAAAACACACTGCACCGATAATTGtatcttttggcgacgaaaaaatgcgCTAGTAAAAATAATGATGCGTCGTCGAAAAATTTTGTCGCGGGATtatggaaaacacttttagcagcGCAAAATTGTGCCGACAAAGATGTTTCTTTTAGTGGCGCAATATTACCCTGACAAAAGATGTTGCTTTTACTAGCACGTTTTTGCGCTGACAAAGGTGGATATCTGTAGCGGCGCATTTTTTCGCGCAGTAAAGGTTGAGACTTTTACCGACGtacggtaaaagtattttttaaataaaatcttttgataatattactaattttattttcaatatattaatattaattaataaaatttaattttaatatattaataattatttaatttttaataatattatttaattagaaataaaatataaattaagattttataaataaataaataaataatttataactattaatgtttattgtctctaccaaacatgaaaatataaaagtagtttagtaaattaaatctctaatcaattaaacctctaatcaattaaactttaaataaataaataaaaaaagttctacaaatgtgtACTGGCCTCCTCATCATCCCCGCCGCGTGAGCATCATCGTCCTCCTCTGGATCCTCTTCTGGTAAGTTAACAGTAAAACCAGAAGCCAatacaccaacctgcttcaacaaagcactaaGCATtacatcttgacgccgttgacgactttCAAGTTTAGTTGTATACTTCTTTAGGTTTTGATATTTCAGCATAATGTCCTGAGTTTGCTggaaaatggtgtccacttcaggtggcaatttcccgaacatttgagaagttgacgaagatgatgccctctttgcgccaattgccctcaacctaggcaacccccaaactctttcttataacgcgagcggggccGAAGGACATCTGTGACAATATCTGtatcaggcgggaactgaccgtcgaccttatcgccgacacaagaagcagcagatgatacaggAGCCGTACTCTACGATGCTCGACGTTCGCTCATCTTAGTCTGCACAATAAAAGCACttatctcgaattccaatataacattatttgaaaacctaacttagaaatttttaatataactacatataaaatataactttactatctatctgccaacatcctatcattaatgactgcagaccagtgattgaaaaagaatgtaattaattttgttcttgTATCAGAGAGTAAGTGGGCTAaagttaatttggtcatgaaaatccatatctaaatcacaatcatgaatatattgttgatatatacagtaagagCAATTAATttcattaatggggaatttacgtctctaaacatatacatcaactatatttgcatgtttgtgatttagatatggattttgtAAAACGCCCTCTAACTTATACTTAATAAAGCATTCACATTAAAATGCAGCTATTGACAACATATTGAAGAAAGACTAATTTCCACAACTTGGCTTGCTTATTCGAGAATCATAGGTATTTGTCAACTAAATTACCCCAAATCAATAGAATATTAACATTAAAATGCAGCTATTGACAACATATTGAAGCTcgtatatttttgtaacaataactATAAGTATATATCAATCCAAAAACAAGTAAACAAATTATCAAACTATCTGTAACACTTGTAATTCCAATTCTTTTCAACTTATTCCTAGGAAATCAGCCACAACTAAATTTGAGCCATTTACATAATCCTCACCAAGAAAATAAATGTTGGTAGTTTTACTATAATATTAAAGTTTAGTCCCACGAAACAAAGAATGTTGAAGTTTAATAAATCACCCTATAGTTCTTCCAAGGAGCATGCCATACTCTAGTTAAAgcatattattcaaaataaagctCACAATCAAAGACGCACCATGGCACCAAAAACTATAATAAATTCCTTGGTAAGATGTCTTACGATCCATGAACtaagatcccaaaaagaaacactACATTTAGTACCTTATTATCCCAACATCATTCAAGACACTTTAGACCAACTCCAATAAAAAGAAATATATGGGCTAACAAAAATcaaacaaaggataaaaataaggATGAAGGATTCAATTAACAAAATCAGACaccatatcccctaatttactagccttgTCATGTGTTACAACCAACACCAACAATTCaaataaatcaaacaacacataggttttcatccatatatcgccgcagcacacaaattctcataacctacttcactaagacatgatTAATAgagtatctatattttttatagagcgttctatgaattcaagagtgtaattttgagtctttagtgaagttacgaggaattaataagttagtaaatttatttgttagatttatgataacttattggagcttgatttcataggctcatggtcctcATTGTACatttgataaaatcatctagatagtctcaattaattgatttaattatcaattagaattatcaaagttgaccaggtcaattttctGGATAATTTCATATAGTTatataatttagagaagaaaagataaattatggcagctttattaattaagataaattggtatctaaattaataaatacgtttaaatcaatgttcaaattataaataattaatttgataaaggatttaaataattatttaattaattaaatcaataaaaaataatacagaccttgattttaagtctaatgggcttataattaaatgggaaatttcactagCCTAAAGTCCATGATCATTTCGACCTATGGCTTCgtattggatattattttattaattttttaattaaattaaatggcctaattgagtctataagaggagtgctaagtgagagaagaaAACACAAGTCACAAGTGAGATTTtgtgatagtttttagattccctctaaacacaagtctttttctaagcctctttgttattttctcttcttctctctgtatctatctcatgagttgagaatttcttactctagtctaggtgattctaaggatattttggaagactgtgaagattacATAATATTGAttaattcagtttcttgataatactctgcgatagaaatgatacaagggttagagaaactgaaggaatgattcatttattctgctgcgtatactgtaagtaattttatcattgtttctctatgaattcaattttagaaatatgttataggttatctcatattaatttgtttaatattagatctacatgaaaataaataaagatcatgtataagttttcctaacacacTCAACATAATCAATCATTGAAGCAAACCCAACCATCCAATCATTCAAGCAAactaattttcagaaaattcgtTAAACACAATTAACCTAacataaacaaacaaaaataacatTCCCACTGAAAATATAAAATTAGCaaactctctctacaacaaatcACATACAAAAACTAAGATTCAAAGGAAATAAACCTATATTAGACAGAGTATATACGATTTTATCGAATGAGTTCTATTACCTATCAAATAAATGGAGAAAAAGGAGGGAGAATCACCTTGGTGTCGCCAAAAATGGAGGAACCAAGATGATGTTGTCGTCCTCTATGCCTACTGCAGTCGGATATGGTGTAGACGCCACCGAATTTGGACTAGTCGTCGTCGTGGTGGCTTGAGGTTGCTGGAGAGTTTGGGAGAAACCCAAAATCGCAGAACTTCAACTTCCCATTGAGGACCTTAGGCCGCGCGTGAGAAGCTACTCTTCGAGGGTTGGGGGTTTCGGGGGACGACGCGTCGACTGGGCTAGCGCGTGGTGGTGGTCAGCGACGAGAGGGCGGTCATTCGGCCCTGGCAGAGACGATgcagggagagagagagagagagagagagagagagagagagagagagggttgaAATACTTGCAtaaatttctctcttctcaatttttcttcctcaaaatttctcATCTTACTTtctctcttcttatttttcattattttttctttcccgTTACTTTATCTcgttatttattacaaacttttaaatgatttttctctttgtaaatatttattaattttttatttaagattttgttttaaaataaaactaaaaaattattttt
The Humulus lupulus chromosome 6, drHumLupu1.1, whole genome shotgun sequence DNA segment above includes these coding regions:
- the LOC133783678 gene encoding ribosome-inactivating protein gelonin-like, translated to MKGGSKMMMMMVQIVVATWIWWSSINAFGWASEVPLTATYSSVSFNTSFHDASVGFYQMFMQSLRTELSSGTESHEIPVLRTKSTAVGDQQFVYVNLFNPSVSITFAIHSLNAYVVAYQVDADERCYFFRETPPNSKTLLFSHCKTRVDVNLETNYVKLGGREKTRLGFKALDQSLDAFKSFDSKDPNDELRQNLLVVIQMVAEAARFKNIQQMLEWNGFESGFFPRGDIISYENKWEDLSKAFQQSEDGKFPEIALQHEDYTSRYVSTVAEVKNDMGLLLHIATAMNEESFEQRAATI